The nucleotide window CACAACATCACCAACCAGAAAGAAGGAGCCGCACACGAACACCTGTGCTGGCTTTGAGGCATCCTCGTTGTCGCTGGCGGCCGGCACAACGAGTTCAAGGATGTCCTCGAGAGCGGAGAAGGGACGGGCGCAAGGAAGGCAAGTCACCTCACGGTACATGCTACGCCAGCACTCAGTCGTGGCCAccatcctctccctcagctcGCTCATCTTTCCCTCTATATCAGTGGGGTCAGCCGAGTGCGACGTCATGCGCGGGTTCGACACTTGGGCAATGACCACCTTGCAGAAATAGGACACGTAAGGCATGAAAGCTTTGAGAATACTCTTCGGGTCGCGAGAAGTGTAGAGCATGAGCACGCGACGCGGAGAAGGGTCCCGGGTgttggcggcgctgacgtcCAGGAACCACTGTGTAGCACTGGAGATGCTTTCAACGGTGTGCGCACCGTCCAGGTAGAAGGTGATGTTGGCACCACTGTCGACCGCCGCGATCTGTGACCGTCCGGCGTAGGTCATGCCCTGAAGCAcactcttctccacctcgtccAGTGGAAGGATGGGTGGAATACTTGCAACACGCCTAGCCGCCATCAGTGCCAGCTTGCTGTTCTCTACAGCGTGTACGCCGCCGATGGCGAGCTTCGGCCAGCTTTGAATCGGCAGCACATTTTGgtccagcagcacgagcggcgTGCCGACTTCTCGAGCATGCTTCTCCAGTACTGCGCGCGTCTCTGGATGATCCCGCTGTGGTGCCGCAAAGCAGACCACGCCCGGCTTCATTATTCCAGACTTCTCCGCAGCGATCTCCTGAATTGTATTGCCCAAAATCTCCATGTGGTCGTAGCCTAGGGACGTTATGATGCTCACCTCAGACGGAATTGTGTTGGTAGAGTCGATTCGGCCGCCGATGCCTgcctccatcaccgccacttCTACGCCCTCCTGCTCGAAAATGTAcagcgagaggagaaagaTAAAGCGAAAGAAGTTTGCTTGCGACGGCGAGGAGATGTCACGGTCCAGCTGGCTGTCCGAGTACTGCAGGCCCTCGTACTTGTCCAGGAACTCGAAGAAGTGCTGCGCATATGTACTCTCGTCCAGTAGCCGACCGTCTACCACCGTCCGCTCTCGCAAGTCTGTGAGATGaggggaggtgaagaggcCCACCTTGAAGCCGTACGCCTGCAAAAGAGCCGCAATGTACGCAGAGGTGGTCCCTTTGCCCTTCGTGCCGGCAACGTGGACAAAGCGAATCCGCTCCAGTATTGGGGCAAAGCCAAGCCGGTCAAGATAGCGCTTCGTCGTCTCGAAGGCGTCTGGGCACTTGTTCGGCCGCCGCCCCGTCATCTTCTTCACCACCTCCATCGCATCCTTGAAGGAGCGGTAGCAGTGCTTGGGCgcaccgacagcggcgggggtggcaccgccgccctcaccCAGGTTGCTCACCACTGCTTGTGGCTGCACGTGCTGTGGCAGTGGACTTGccgtgcgtgctgcgctcgCTGCACGAACACCCGGATGGAGCGTCGACAGAGGCATCTGGCTGATGTACAGTGCTCTGGCGGAGCAGACACACGAAAACGAACTAAACGCACGGAAGAGGTGCGAGCCTGCCGATCGAGTCGCACGAAGATACGATGGACGCGCCCGTGCTGTGTTGTAAGGCGTGAAGCTTCGTCGCCGGTGCGACGACAGCAGTGGTGAGGGCGTTAGTAGACTCAACGGCACAGCCAAAGGAAGGCTGCAACGCATTCGCGCAGATGGTACCATGCAAGGTGGGACGCGTATGTCGTGTACAGctgagaaaagaaagagaagaagggtgGGTGCAACGAGTAACCAAGCACTGACGCAtggcacagacacacaggcaggGCTGTTGCATGTACTCGATCGTTTTTTGTAGCTTCGGTGAACAGTTATGAGTAAGCTgcccttttgtgtgtgtgcttgtgtgtccTCGAGTAAATTGCACGCGCACGACGACTAATccggggggggaggaaaagcCAAGCAGCAAGGCATCATGCACACGAAACGAGAAAAAGGGCGTTGCCAAAGGACAGCGTGTCGTAGAGGTCGAGCgacgagagaaagggagagagacggctAGTCAAGAAATCAATACAGATAAATAGCATGGGGATGAGCCGACTGTATACACAGATGGCtgtgcaggggggggggggagttgaGCAGGCAGCACCATCCGCTCCGGTTACTCAAAACCGAAAAGACAAGTCCTCGCCTTTGCAACGGCAGAAGCGGGGAGAGTCCGCATGCGAAAGCGCTTCATTCTTGCAGGATATCggcgtctgtctgtgtgtatgttaTGCCCATGTCCAGCTTCTATGTGAGAGGCACGTGCAGGTAAAGACACGCAGTACGTCTTTCGCTGACGTCGACAGTGTTGGTGGTAGGGGGTAAGAGTAGGggggcacgcacgcacacgcacatacccCTGGAAGCAGCGGTATccaaagcgagagagagaaagggtgCAACAAGATACACTGGGCATGGCACAACAGCATAAGAAAAACAGCATCATCCCGCACATCTTTGCGGCGGTGGTCATTGTCTCTTCCCTTCTGCCCCCTCACGACATACCTCTCTCGCCGCCTCCTAGCGGATGCATTTGGTGCTGACGCGCCTCCCATCGTCGTGCACCTCATCCACGTGCACGACGAAGACCTCGAAGCCACAGCGACGCAGTAGATCGTTTACAGCGATCTGCTTTGTGCTCAAGCAGTCGTTGGGGCTCTTTACCTCCATTAAGCAGAAAGAGGCTCGCAGCACAGTAGAGCTTTCCTCCGCCGAGGGTTGAATTGCCGCATATCTGTAGttaccaccaccgcagccgccagTGCGCCAGAAAACCAAGTCGGGGAAACCGGAAAACTCCAGCGGCACGCCTTCTGTGACTGGACTGAGATACAGGCACCGCAAAAGCCGCCAAAGTGGCTCGAGTGGGATGGCACGGAGGATGtcaagcagcggcagcgacccAACTGGCACCTTCCATGCCTCTGGAATGGCAAGCGTTGAAGAGCAGGAGGAAAGTGATGCGTCAGCGCTTTCTCTCATCAACCCCACCCTTTCCATCTCTGCACTCGCTTCCTGCCCCACCTGCCCAAGCAGAAGCGACGGCGTCGTGAACTCAGTGAAAAGCAGTGGCGTTGCCGAAAAGGAAGACGCAATCAGCACCGAGTCCTCGTCATTGCTAACacaccacctctcctccacccttGCGGTGTAGCGAGGGCGACGTGGGCTGCGGCCGCCCTCATCGCGACTATGTCGACGGCGTTCTCGCTCCTCGTCCCCGCTGTAGCCCTCGTCCTCATCCGCTCGCTGAACTACGTCATCTTCCGCACGTGGTGCTTCAAcctctgtgtctctctctcgcgctctgGCCTTGCTCGGCCTTGCCCCTTCGGTGTTCCCTGCCACCTTGATGCGGGCAGCCACAAAGTCTACCAACTCCTCCCTCGTGCAGCGCTCCAGCTTCGCCAGGCGTGCCTCGATCAAGGCACGTCGGCGCCATAAAAACTGAATAGGGGTGGCCAAGTCAAGTGGGCCGTCCTGGAACGCAGAGAGCCAGAGTACCCCGTGGGTCGGACAGGTCTGTAGCGGCGGCCGGTTAGACTTGTGGTCGCATGCATTGACTGGGAATCCGTCGAGCGGGGAAAAGACAGGGGGAAATGACCAGTAGCAGTCCCACAAGAAAGCATGAGCAAAACAGGCAATCCACTGACCCTCACAGTGCTCCCCACACCACATAGAGGCCACCTTCACGTCGCCAATGCCGTCGCTTCTCTCAGTTTCCCCCTTGGGAGGGTCGGTCACCATTGTGTCGTTTCGCCTCCGATGCTGCGGAACAGTCGCAAGTCCTGCAGCTGTGGCCGTCGTCGACGAGGCGCCATTCCATCGGTTCAGGTAGTGCTGAAGAACGAATAGCTCAACCGGCAAGGcagggtggtgctgcgggtTGCGCACCTCACTTGGAGTCATAGATTTTGCCGCCCTCACTACCCCGCCTGTTGATGTAGTTGTGAGCCCACGTGCTTGAACGCTAGGCTCACGCCAAAGTATTCGGTTCAGTGCATCTCGCACACCGCCAACGTGGCGCACAGCCACGTCTACGAGAGAACGAGTTGCCAAATCCCGATGCGCTGCTAGTGAAGTCCATTGATGCACCTTGCGGTGCACCACTGCCAACAACCTCTCCAGTGTTAGCCGGtcctggcggcggcagtacCGATCCCGCACGTACTCCCACGCTGCATGAAGTAACGCGAGAGAGACTGGCGATGGCTTCTCTGCCTGCGGTAGAGAAGTGGTGCTATTATCGGCGGCAGGTaacgcagaagcagcagcagcggcaccccaGAGTACACGAAGCATGCGACCACGACGCTGCACCTTTAACGGCAACGCAGACTCACTGGTTGGAGAGCGATTGCCCATAAGCACGTCGCagagcgcagctgctgtagAATTGGTCATGACGTCACACGGCAGCCACTTGGCACTCGCTACATAGACGCCGTtaccaacggcagcggcggcgggcgCCAAGCGCGCGTCGCCCATCGCGTGACTTGCCAGCTCGTGATACCCCGCCTGGCACTCTTCCAGCACTGCAAGCGCCTCTGCGTAACGCTTCTGGTGCGAGAGGTTCTGGGCCATCCGCGCCAGCCACTTCCCGCGTTTGTGCGGCTTGAAGCAAAACGCATAGGTGACCGGGGAAatgggagagcgagagccGCTCACTGGAAGGTGATGCAGCACGAAGATCGGCTCATAGAGTAGGTGGTGCAGGCAGGCGTTGGCGTCAGAGTACCGCTGCCCGCTCTGTAGCAGTGGAAATAAGAGCTCCAAGCATGCAAACCAGCGGTAGAGCGGCGTAAAAGTGAGAAGATGCTCAGCGTAGCACCCTTGCTGATAAACCAATGACTCCAGCGATACAGTCACCGACGGTGCTGTGTCAGAGACGACAGGAAGCGCAGGTGGGTACATGGAAACAAAGTGCCTCATCTCACCAGAGAcaaaagaggcagaggaagcaGAGCGCGCGTGAAGTGGATGCTGCTTTACTGCTGCCACACCCGCGCGCACGGCGGCCATGACAGTGTCGTACATGCACGACACGAAGGTGCGGCTCTTTCCGCGAtgacgctgcgccgccgtcgtaGCCCCGTCGGTTGCGTAGTACAGCTTGCGCTGTATGGAAAGGGCTCGGCGGTATTCCTGCAGGATGGCAGGACTGGCgaagagacgcacacgcggtGGAGTCGCAAACGTCTGGGCAGCCACGTcatccccagcagcgccaaatGCCCGAAACCAGTGGGTTGTGTACACAATGTCATCCATCGCGTTAGACTCGTCGTCGTTCGGCTCCACTGAAACATCAGGGCAAGGCTGGCTCTCCATCGTATTTCCTGCACCTCCATTAGAGGGGATGCCTCTGTCCAGCTGTCGGCATGGACGTGGCACTGCTCTTGTCGCCTTTGCTACCGGCGGTGATGAAAACCACCGTGGCAGTAGGGCATACGGAACGCTCTCCGCGAAGACGTTCGAGTTTAGGTGTGCCGCGGTAGATAATGACGACTCAGGCAAGCTCGGCCGCTCCTGGCGACGCGCGGCACGGAGCGTCTGTAGAAGGAGCAGGAGCTGTGGCCGTGTCATCAGCAGTGTTGGCGGAGTAGCTACCGTCATTGTGGCCACTACTGACTTCGCACCTTTCTCGCTCATCATTCCGGCACCGTGGTTAGAGCTCAACACGTGGAATAGCTCTGTCATCCACGTAAGATGTTGCTTAAGCCCT belongs to Leishmania braziliensis MHOM/BR/75/M2904 complete genome, chromosome 36 and includes:
- the FPGS gene encoding folylpolyglutamate synthetase is translated as MPLSTLHPGVRAASAARTASPLPQHVQPQAVVSNLGEGGGATPAAVGAPKHCYRSFKDAMEVVKKMTGRRPNKCPDAFETTKRYLDRLGFAPILERIRFVHVAGTKGKGTTSAYIAALLQAYGFKVGLFTSPHLTDLRERTVVDGRLLDESTYAQHFFEFLDKYEGLQYSDSQLDRDISSPSQANFFRFIFLLSLYIFEQEGVEVAVMEAGIGGRIDSTNTIPSEVSIITSLGYDHMEILGNTIQEIAAEKSGIMKPGVVCFAAPQRDHPETRAVLEKHAREVGTPLVLLDQNVLPIQSWPKLAIGGVHAVENSKLALMAARRVASIPPILPLDEVEKSVLQGMTYAGRSQIAAVDSGANITFYLDGAHTVESISSATQWFLDVSAANTRDPSPRRVLMLYTSRDPKSILKAFMPYVSYFCKVVIAQVSNPRMTSHSADPTDIEGKMSELRERMVATTECWRSMYREVTCLPCARPFSALEDILELVVPAASDNEDASKPAQVFVCGSFFLVGDVVQLLKVYEAGRRRLE